A single Nicotiana tabacum cultivar K326 chromosome 5, ASM71507v2, whole genome shotgun sequence DNA region contains:
- the LOC107819137 gene encoding UDP-glucosyltransferase 29-like has protein sequence MEGKKQQVDDPQKILMVPMIAHGHATPFFELAKKLSKANFHIYLCSTSAVLSFLKQSQEKYFSDVSNTNIELVELHLPSMPDLPSHYQSTKGLPNHLYPPLFTAYKMAGESFSIIVNNLSPDLIIEDFFQAWAPDIALSKNIPIVSFSVVSAASYSFMYHIYLSDGATDDYPFPEICLSNNEIEIGLVSKPTGSSITVFMEKILVYSARKKSCDIVLINNWKETEVKYMQYLSSIINKKTLSVGPLIGQTDESTQDDQDSDIIEWLDKRDPFSTVYAVFGSENVWSKENIQEIAHGIELSNVNFLWVLRFPGSEVEQVLPEGFLNRVKERGMVVSRWVPHAKIMRHKSIGGFLNHCGWNSTVECIHFGVPLIAMPFNMDQFITANYAVELGMALKVQRDEKGGLKREEIAKAIRNVIMEKKMGEELRETSKELSEKIRIKEEKEIDQEVVEELRNLCLMNKKEKSI, from the coding sequence ATGGAGGGGAAAAAACAGCAGGTTGATGACCCTCAAaaaattctgatggttccaatGATAGCACATGGTCATGCAACTCCATTTTTTGAACTTGCCAAAAAGCTCTCCAAAGCCAACTTCCACATCTATCTTTGTTCCACTTCTGCCGTCCTTAGTTTCCTCAAGCAAAGCCAAGAAAAATACTTCTCAGATGTTTCAAACACTAATATCGAACTCGTAGAACTTCACTTGCCATCTATGCCTGATCTTCCTTCACACTACCAGAGCACCAAAGGTCTTCCTAACCATCTCTATCCACCTCTTTTCACGGCCTATAAAATGGCTGGCGAAAGCTTTTCCATCATAGTCAACAATCTTAGCCCTGATTTGATCATAGAAGATTTCTTTCAGGCATGGGCTCCAGATATTGCTTTATCAAAAAATATTCCTATTGTTAGTTTCTCAGTTGTTAGTGCAGCATCCTATTCTTTTATGTATCATATTTATTTGAGTGATGGTGCTACTGATGATTACCCTTTCCCAGAAATATGTCTCTCTAACAATGAGATAGAGATAGGACTGGTTTCAAAGCCTACTGGATCGTCTATAACGGTATTTATGGAAAAAATCCTCGTCTATAGTGCACGCAAAAAGTCTTGTGACATCGTTTTGATCAACAATTGGAAGGAAACTGAGGTAAAATATATGCAGTACCTGTCCTCTATAATCAATAAGAAGACTTTAAGTGTCGGTCCACTCATAGGGCAAACTGATGAAAGCACTCAGGATGATCAAGATTCCGACATCATAGAATGGCTCGACAAGAGAGATCCATTTTCAACTGTCTATGCAGTATTTGGAAGTGAAAATGTCTGGTCAAAGGAAAATATTCAAGAGATTGCTCATGGAATTGAGCTAAGCAATGTAAACTTTTTATGGGTACTTAGGTTTCCAGGGAGCGAAGTTGAACAAGTTTTACCTGAGGGATTTCTGAATAGAGTTAAGGAGAGAGGGATGGTTGTTTCAAGATGGGTACCTCATGCCAAAATCATGAGGCATAAAAGCATCGGCGGATTCTTGAATCATTGTGGTTGGAATTCCACAGTTGAGTGTATACATTTTGGGGTTCCACTTATAGCCATGCCATTTAATATGGATCAGTTTATAACAGCAAATTATGCAGTTGAGCTTGGCATGGCATTGAAAGTTCAGAGAGATGAAAAAGGAGGGCTAAAAAGAGAGGAGATAGCAAAAGCCATAAGAAATGTTATAATGGAGAAGAAGATGGGAGAAGAACTGAGGGAGACATCAAAGGAATTGAGTGAGAAAATCAgaataaaggaagaaaaagagattGACCAAGAAGTTGTGGAGGAACTTCGAAACCTTTGTTTGATGAATAAGAAAGAGaaaagtatttaa